Proteins encoded in a region of the Schaalia hyovaginalis genome:
- a CDS encoding L-serine ammonia-lyase, iron-sulfur-dependent, subunit alpha — protein sequence MTAQPASFQPAPDRFDSGAPTPAALVSGEVPAAAAAHPLSVFDMFRIGIGPSSSHTVGPMRAGLDFTTELASLDAPDSIEIDLYGSLGATGRGHNTDRAVLLGLSGFAPETVRVDEVEGLLPRIAETGRLELPGGRALPFDVARDIRFLPRTLLPYHVNALTITARSACASPACPPSGATGDEGGQAGSTGGDEVVLRRTYYSVGGGFVMVQTNEDVLDPRVASLVAGESAATIDVPVPHPFSTGARLLAECRDHGLSIAELVRRNEESVRSRAELEGYLDAVADSMFDCIDAGCSASGILPGGLDVPRRAKSLSEKLFARALSGGSPTPGSHWASTPEDPMRAMDWVNLFALAVNEENAAGHRIVTAPTNGAAGVVPAVLGYLVSYCPEAGASLGAASGPCECGPASAPLARVRLASDRASGGEAHERRRRAVHDFLLAATAIGALIKTNASIAGAEVGCQGEVGSASAMAAAGLAQALGGSPEQVENAAEIAMEHSLGLTCDPVAGLVQIPCIERNAIAAVKAINAARMALWSDGRHQVSFDAVIETMRQTGNDMLSKYKETSAGGLAVNVVEC from the coding sequence ATGACTGCCCAGCCCGCCTCCTTCCAGCCCGCTCCCGACCGTTTCGATTCCGGCGCGCCCACGCCCGCCGCTCTCGTGTCGGGGGAGGTCCCCGCGGCGGCCGCGGCGCACCCGCTCTCGGTGTTCGACATGTTCCGGATCGGGATCGGCCCGTCCTCCTCGCACACCGTGGGCCCGATGCGCGCGGGGCTCGATTTCACCACGGAACTCGCATCCCTCGACGCCCCCGATTCGATCGAGATCGACTTGTACGGTTCACTCGGGGCCACGGGCCGCGGCCACAACACCGACCGGGCCGTGCTGCTCGGACTGTCGGGCTTCGCGCCGGAGACCGTCCGCGTCGACGAGGTCGAGGGCCTCCTCCCCCGGATCGCGGAGACGGGGCGCCTCGAACTGCCCGGCGGTCGCGCCCTCCCCTTCGATGTGGCGCGCGACATCCGTTTCCTGCCGCGCACGCTTCTGCCCTACCACGTCAATGCGCTGACGATCACGGCCCGTTCGGCCTGCGCCTCGCCCGCCTGCCCGCCCTCGGGGGCGACGGGTGACGAGGGCGGGCAGGCCGGATCGACGGGCGGCGACGAGGTCGTGCTGCGCCGGACCTACTACTCGGTCGGCGGCGGTTTCGTCATGGTGCAGACCAATGAGGACGTCCTCGACCCGCGGGTCGCCTCCCTGGTCGCGGGGGAGTCCGCGGCGACGATCGACGTTCCCGTGCCCCACCCCTTCTCCACGGGGGCCCGCCTTCTGGCCGAGTGCCGCGATCACGGGCTCTCCATCGCCGAGCTCGTCCGGCGGAACGAGGAGTCGGTGCGCAGTCGCGCCGAGCTCGAGGGCTACTTGGACGCCGTCGCGGACTCCATGTTCGACTGCATCGATGCGGGGTGCTCCGCGTCGGGGATCCTGCCCGGAGGCCTCGACGTCCCTCGGCGCGCCAAGTCCCTGTCCGAGAAGCTCTTCGCCCGCGCCCTTTCCGGCGGTTCGCCGACCCCGGGCTCGCACTGGGCGTCGACCCCGGAGGATCCGATGCGCGCAATGGACTGGGTGAACCTCTTCGCGCTCGCCGTCAACGAGGAGAACGCGGCGGGCCACCGGATCGTCACGGCTCCCACGAACGGGGCGGCGGGCGTCGTGCCGGCCGTGCTCGGCTACCTCGTGTCCTACTGCCCGGAGGCCGGGGCCTCCCTGGGCGCGGCCTCCGGGCCGTGCGAGTGCGGGCCGGCTTCGGCCCCCCTCGCGAGGGTTCGACTGGCATCGGACCGGGCGAGCGGGGGCGAAGCGCATGAGCGCCGGCGTCGTGCCGTTCACGACTTCCTCCTCGCCGCGACGGCGATCGGGGCTCTCATCAAGACGAACGCTTCGATCGCGGGCGCCGAGGTCGGGTGCCAGGGCGAAGTGGGATCGGCGTCCGCGATGGCGGCGGCGGGACTGGCCCAGGCCCTCGGCGGGAGCCCCGAGCAGGTGGAGAACGCCGCGGAGATCGCGATGGAGCACTCGCTCGGGCTCACCTGCGACCCGGTCGCGGGCCTGGTCCAGATCCCGTGCATCGAGCGCAATGCGATCGCCGCGGTGAAGGCGATCAACGCGGCGCGCATGGCGCTGTGGTCGGACGGGCGCCATCAGGTGTCCTTCGACGCGGTCATCGAGACGATGCGGCAGACCGGCAACGACATGCTCTCGAAGTACAAGGAGACTTCGGCGGGCGGGCTCGCCGTCAACGTCGTCGAATGCTAG
- the mtnN gene encoding 5'-methylthioadenosine/S-adenosylhomocysteine nucleosidase, whose translation MTRLQMPDREKVLAVIQCAMPMEAEPLAGILEAPEGEDSPVELRFGHPSGFEQTFRLGRIDGLPVLLAVSGIGLANAASATARALALVDAQIVIAAGTTGGLAREIEVGDIAAGVTTIYGAADATAFGYAPGQVPGMPADYTTAPATIAEVEALGGVLEHPVRTGRVVSSDSFITAPLAEPTRERFPDAIGADMETCAMAEVAWSAGVDWVSLRAVSDLCGPSADQDFHMDSEEAARHSAAAIRAFLRSRAAS comes from the coding sequence ATGACGAGACTGCAGATGCCCGACCGCGAGAAGGTCCTCGCCGTCATCCAGTGCGCGATGCCGATGGAGGCCGAGCCCCTGGCGGGGATCCTCGAGGCGCCCGAGGGCGAGGACTCGCCCGTCGAGCTGCGCTTCGGGCACCCGTCCGGCTTCGAGCAGACCTTCAGGCTCGGCCGGATCGACGGCCTTCCCGTACTGCTCGCCGTGTCCGGCATCGGCCTGGCGAATGCCGCTTCGGCGACGGCCCGCGCCCTCGCCCTCGTCGATGCGCAGATCGTCATCGCCGCGGGAACCACCGGCGGACTGGCCCGCGAGATCGAGGTCGGGGACATCGCCGCTGGCGTGACGACGATTTACGGGGCGGCCGATGCCACGGCCTTCGGATACGCGCCCGGCCAGGTGCCGGGAATGCCGGCCGACTACACGACGGCTCCGGCCACGATCGCCGAGGTCGAGGCCCTCGGCGGGGTGCTGGAGCACCCGGTGCGCACGGGTCGTGTCGTCTCCTCCGATTCCTTCATCACCGCGCCTCTCGCAGAACCGACGCGCGAGCGCTTCCCCGACGCGATCGGCGCCGACATGGAGACCTGCGCGATGGCGGAAGTCGCCTGGTCGGCGGGCGTGGACTGGGTGAGCCTGCGGGCGGTGTCCGACCTGTGCGGTCCGAGTGCGGACCAGGACTTCCACATGGATTCCGAGGAGGCGGCCCGTCATTCCGCGGCCGCCATTCGCGCCTTCCTCCGCTCGAGGGCGGCCTCGTGA
- a CDS encoding low molecular weight protein-tyrosine-phosphatase — MRVLMVCTGNICRSTMAHQLLDEAVEAAGLAAEIEVDSAGVSDEEEGNPIDRRAARVLRENGHGVPDHRARQVRSGELGQWDLVLAMTGHHLAALNRLRERAGLRGAERPEIRLFRDFDPEARPGDRDLPDPWYGGYSDFVETLEVVERTTPFVLEYTKRLRG, encoded by the coding sequence ATGCGGGTCCTCATGGTGTGCACGGGGAACATCTGCCGCTCCACGATGGCGCACCAGCTGCTGGATGAAGCGGTGGAGGCGGCCGGACTCGCCGCTGAGATCGAGGTGGATTCCGCTGGCGTCTCCGATGAGGAAGAGGGCAACCCGATCGATCGGCGGGCGGCGCGGGTCCTGCGCGAGAACGGGCACGGCGTCCCCGACCATCGGGCGCGTCAGGTGCGTTCGGGTGAGCTCGGGCAGTGGGACCTCGTCTTGGCGATGACCGGGCACCATCTCGCCGCGTTGAATCGACTGCGTGAACGCGCGGGGCTCCGCGGAGCGGAGCGTCCCGAGATCCGCCTGTTCCGAGACTTCGATCCCGAGGCGCGTCCCGGCGATAGGGATCTGCCCGACCCCTGGTACGGGGGGTATTCCGACTTCGTCGAGACTCTCGAGGTCGTTGAGCGGACGACGCCCTTCGTGCTCGAGTACACAAAACGACTCCGGGGCTGA